The following proteins come from a genomic window of Gadus morhua chromosome 11, gadMor3.0, whole genome shotgun sequence:
- the LOC115553507 gene encoding uncharacterized protein LOC115553507, with protein sequence MSGYLARGWGPQKPPRWCPRSLPGWCPRALPGLCQALLDALVRNLKRLCCTLTPGLLISSPAVLGTIQILVGLVTAGLGPGRTSTRPGDLTQLGAPYWLGAVFLVAGILCILSGDFPSVVLVGFTVAVNICGAILAITGIVLYAIDLSNSSLTWMCPSPTTREPYDVRHHGYADHHRGDSALETLHARLNQDLQDECITMARIAEGLLSTMDILLIILTILQLCVSLSTTILGLEALIRPRDHDKCRRNAEMKFPESVPTKCITI encoded by the exons ATGTCTGGATATTTGGCCAGAGGCTGGGGCCCCCAGAAGCCCCCACGCTGGTGCCCCCGGTCCCTCCCGGGCTGGTGCCCCCGGGCCCTCCCGGGCTTGTGTCAGGCCCTGCTGGATGCTCTTGTTCGGAACCTGAAACGTCTCTGCTGCACTCTGACTCCAGGACTCCTCATCAGTTCTCCAGCAGTTCTAGGG ACCATCCAGATCCTGGTCGGCCTGGTGACCGCGGGCCTGGGTCCTGGTCGAACCAGCACTCGTCCTGGAGACCTGACCCAGCTGGGAGCCCCCTACTGGCTGGGCGCGGTG TTCCTGGTTGCTGGAATCCTCTGTATACTGTCTGGAGACTTTCCTTCCGTCGTACTG GTGGGTTTCACTGTGGCTGTGAACATATGTGGAGCCATCTTGGCCATCACAGGGATCGTTCTGTACGCCATCGATCTGAGTAACTCCTCTCTCACCTGGATGTGTCCTTCGCCCACCACCCGCGAACCCTATGATGTTCGTCACCATGGCTACGCTGATCACCATCGTGGCGACAGCGCCCTGGAGACGCTGCACGCCCGACTCAACCAGGACCTTCAGGACGAATGCATAACTATGGCGCGCATTGCTGAG GGTCTGCTCTCTACGATGGACATCCTGCTGATCATCCTGACAATCCTCCAACTATGTGTCAGCCTCAGTACCACAATTCTGGGGCTCGAGGCTTTGATACGGCCCAGGGACCATGACAAG TGTCGTCGGAATGCTGAGATGAAATTTCCCGAGTCGGTCCCTACAAAATGCATCACCATAtaa
- the LOC115553871 gene encoding uncharacterized protein LOC115553871, whose amino-acid sequence MVGCHGNDQFFNDHADLQLPESYSVPWMKAVEDSSRLSALSVPGSHDSLSLDGGTLARHQAWPLDLQLRAGIRYLEVRVLALGNTLYVMQGVMYQHYTLQEVLDTTQAFLSQYPSEAVLLHVLSEMSEHDRVQRMVQDLVGPEQRVWVSSGMPTMREVRGKVVLVQKSSFALGVPLQPEGSGDQRVSEIKDKEDSLAKVLKQAAAECRGDNIVVSHSSGTGFGTFWGMFLTPRRVAEKVNPWLNHFLSQYNPNHPRPCFGVVAMDFPGFDLIQTIINLNWRDIMSVSMTKSEGVTVMTMNSDPGSAWPPLCQILKALCYSPVCCNVSQKLRSVLGTSHSALGAMQVMVGLMNIGLGGVLSTSGSSYLLWDFGYFPFWMGPLFIVFGFLCILSEKFPSLCLVLSSVTAQLSGVGFSITAVVLYFINLFSGEGGNWPCENNRYDFYRSRSTEAPIDNSSDIEKCLEGLSIIKAILRGVNGLLIILSVLQLCLSISCVVLGIKAVKKGFKKEKKFFNDHADLQLPESYRVPWMKAVEDSSRLSALSIPGSHDSLSLDGGSLARHQAWPLDLQLRAGIPAARLGELRHAHHEGVPGDSWCWSRRVERGAETNAYERSRTRRTRWPKKVNPWPNHFLSQYTPNHPRPCFGVVAMDFPGFDLIQTIINLNWRDIMSVSMTKSEGVTVMTMTSDPGSACPPLCQILKALCYSPVCCNVSQKLRSVLGTSHSALGAMQVMVGLMNIGLGLVLCPNGEFSYQIRQASYFPFWMGSLFIVFGFLCILSEKFPSLCLVVSSVTAQLSGVGLSITAVVLYSINLALLRMDWLCNDWHYGYYRRESTGTPIDNSSDMEKCLEGLSIIKAILRGVNGLLIILSVLQLCLSISCVVLGIKAIKKGFKKEKKSEDIEHYTPLLTEKPAY is encoded by the exons AT GGTCGGCTGCCATGGGAACGATCAGTTCTTCAACGACCACGCAGATCTACAACTCCCAGAGTCCTACAGTGTTCCCTGGATGAAGGCGGTGGAGGACTCCAGCCGTCTGTCCGCTCTGTCCGTCCCCGGGTCCCACGACAGCCTGTCCCTGGACGGGGGGACGCTGGCCCGGCACCAGGCCTGGCCCCTGGACCTGCAGCTGAGAGCGGGTATCCGCTACCTGGAGGTGAGGGTGCTGGCGTTGGGGAACACCCTGTACGTGATGCAGGGTGTCATGTACCAACATTACACTCTACAGGAGGTCCTGGACACCACCCAGGCCTTCCTGTCGCAGTACCCCAGCGAGGCGGTCCTGCTCCATGTCCTCTCTGAGATGTCCGAGCACGACAGGGTCCAGCGCATGGTGCAGGACCTGGTGGGGCCGGAGCAGCGCGTCTGGGTGAGCTCCGGCATGCCCACCATGAGGGAGGTCCGGGGGAAGGTGGTGCTGGTCCAGAAGAGTTCCTTCGCCTTGGGAGTGCCCCTCCAGCCGGAGGGCAGCGGAGACCAACGCGTGTCAGAGATCAAGGACAAGGAGGACTCGCTGGCCAAAGTGCTGAAGCAAGCAGCGGCCGAGTGCAGAGGAGATAACATTGTGGTGAGCCACTCCAGCGGCACTGGCTTCGGAACCTTCTGGGGGATGTTTTTAACCCCCCGGCGCGTGGCGGAGAAGGTGAACCCCTGGCTGAACCACTTCCTGAGTCAGTACAACCCCAACCACCCCAGACCCTGCTTCGGGGTGGTCGCTATGGACTTCCCGGGGTTCGACCTCATCCAAACTATCATCAACTTAAACTG GAGGGACATTATGTCTGTGTCCATGACCAAAAGCGAGGGGGTGACGGTGATGACCATGAACTCTGACCCTGGAAGCGCTTGGCCGCCGCTGTGTCAGATCCTGAAGGCACTCTGCTACAGCCCGGTGTGCTGCAACGTGTCCCAGAAACTACGCTCAGTCCTGGGGACCTCCCACTCAGCTCTAGGG GCGATGCAGGTGATGGTGGGCCTGATGAACATTGGTCTTGGAGGGGTCCTCTCTACCAGCGGGTCAAGCTACCTGTTATGGGATTTTGGCTACTTCCCCTTCTGGATGGGCCCCCTG TTCATCGTGTTTGGCTTCCTGTGCATCCTGTCTGAGAAGTTTCCCAGTCTTTGTTTG GTGCTGTCCAGTGTGACTGCTCAACTCTCTGGAGTAGGGTTCTCCATCACAGCCGTGGTGCTGTACTTCATCAACCTCTTCTCCGGAGAAGGCGGCAATTGGCCCTGCGAAAATAACCGCTACGACTTCTACCGTAGCCGGAGCACGGAAGCCCCCATCGACAACAGCTCGGATATTGAGAAATGTCTTGAGGGCCTCAGCATCATCAAG GCGATTCTACGCGGAGTCAACGGTCTACTGATCATTCTCTCAGTTCTCCAGCTCTGCCTTTCCATCTCCTGCGTCGTCCTGGGAATCAAAGCCGTAAAAAAGGGCTTCAAGAAGGAGAAAAAG TTCTTCAACGACCACGCAGATCTACAACTCCCAGAGTCCTACAGGGTACCCTGGATGAAGGCGGTGGAGGACTCCAGCCGTCTGTCCGCTCTGTCCATCCCCGGGTCCCACGACAGCCTGTCCCTGGACGGGGGTTCCCTGGCCCGGCACCAGGCCTGGCCCCTGGACCTGCAGCTGAGAGCGGGTATCCCAGCAGCGCGTCTGGGTGAGCTCCGGCATGCCCACCATGAGGGAGTTCCGGGGGATTCGTGGTGCTGGTCCAGAAGAGTGGAGAGGGGAGCGGAGACCAACGCGTATGAGAGATCAAGGACAAGGAGGACTCGTTGGCCAAAGAAGGTGAACCCCTGGCCGAACCACTTCCTGAGTCAGTACACCCCCAACCACCCCAGACCCTGCTTCGGGGTGGTCGCTATGGACTTCCCGGGGTTCGACCTCATCCAAACTATCATCAACTTAAACTG GAGGGACATCATGTCTGTGTCCATGACCAAAAGTGAGGGGGTGACGGTGATGaccatgacctctgaccctggaAGCGCTTGTCCGCCGCTGTGTCAGATCCTGAAGGCACTCTGCTACAGCCCGGTGTGCTGCAACGTGTCCCAGAAACTACGCTCAGTCCTTGGGACCTCCCACTCAGCTCTAGGG GCGATGCAGGTGATGGTGGGCCTGATGAACATCGGACTTGGACTCGTCCTCTGTCCCAACGGGGAGTTCTCCTACCAGATACGGCAAGCCAGTTACTTCCCCTTCTGGATGGGCTCCCTG TTCATCGTGTTTGGCTTCCTGTGCATCCTGTCTGAGAAGTTTCCCAGTCTTTGTTTG GTGGTGTCCAGTGTGACTGCTCAACTGTCTGGAGTAGGGCTCTCCATCACAGCCGTGGTGCTGTACTCCATCAACCTGGCTTTGCTGCGCATGGATTGGCTCTGCAATGATTGGCACTACGGCTACTACCGTAGGGAGAGCACGGGTACCCCTATCGACAACAGCTCAGATATGGAGAAATGTCTTGAGGGCCTCAGCATCATCAAG GCGATTCTACGCGGAGTCAACGGTCTACTGATCATTCTCTCAGTTCTCCAGCTCTGCCTTTCCATCTCCTGCGTCGTCCTGGGAATCAAAGCCATAAAAAAGGGCTTCAAGAAGGAGAAAAAG agtgaaGACATCGAACACTACACACCTCTCCTGACTGAGAAGCCTGCCTACTGA